From a single Melospiza georgiana isolate bMelGeo1 chromosome 5, bMelGeo1.pri, whole genome shotgun sequence genomic region:
- the PRPF31 gene encoding LOW QUALITY PROTEIN: U4/U6 small nuclear ribonucleoprotein Prp31 (The sequence of the model RefSeq protein was modified relative to this genomic sequence to represent the inferred CDS: inserted 4 bases in 3 codons; substituted 1 base at 1 genomic stop codon), translating into MCPEKYSKHSLELELLVPNAPDYIRTIKELKSSLDKCKNENAQQILTNTTIMVVSMVARXGQQLSEELGRIEDTCDLALALCWAKLCIYEYVESRVPFITPNLSLILGDSVAAKIXGVAGGLTLLSKLQHPPAGSFSSTSVLPHTSFIHHSNIAQARPLDLRRKEAQLMAAKCTLAASGDSCHESRTGRXGYKLREGIECKLDKWQEPRPAEATASAAGWAEGEGKGQWXRKLKERLGLREEANRMSFGEVEEDIYQEELGFSLGHLGKASGGHLRQTQVNEATKAQIRKALQRTLQKQSVIHRGKATIQDHSSGMASSMAFTPLQELEIVNLQAARKKVAETNQKYFSFMATFVKVKGNKNGIPKSPRIPPQCHFAKFLEILEFVVGASWGD; encoded by the exons ATGTG CCcagaaaaatattccaaacaTTCCCTAGAGCTGGAGTTGCTGGTGCCCAACGCCCCAGATTACATTCGAACCATCAAGGAATTGAAGAGTTCCCTGGATAAATGCAAGAACGAGAACGCGCAGCAGATCTTGACCAACACCACCATCATGGTGGTCAGCATGGTGGCAAG GGGGCAGCAACTAtcagaggagctgggcaggattGAGGACACATGTGACTTGGCgctggccctgtgctgggccaagctgtgcaTCTATGAGTACGTGGAGTCCCGGGTGCCCTTCATCACTCCCAACCTCTCCCTCATCCTCGGGGACTCCGTGGCTGCCAAGA AGGGGGTGGCAGGGGGCCTGACCCTGCTTTCCAAGCTGCAACATCCTCCTGCTGGGAGCTTCTCCTCCACCTCTGTCCTGCCTCACACCAGCTTCATCCACCACAGCAACATTGCCCAGGCCCGGCCGCTGGATTTGAGGAGGAAGGAGGCACAGCTCATGGCGGCCAAGTGCACGCTGGCAGCCAGCGGGGACAGCTGCCATGAGAGCAGGACAGGAA CAGGGTACAAGCTGAGGGAGGGGATTGAGTGCAAGTTGGACAAATGGCAGGAGCCCCGCCCCGCTGAAGCCACTGCCAGCGCTGCTGGATGGGctgagggagaggggaagggccAATGGTAGCGGAAGCTGAAGGAACGCTTGGGGCTGAGGGAAGAGGCCAACAGAATGAGCTTtggggaggtggaggaggacaTCTACCAGGAAGAGCTCGGGTTTAGCCTGGGCCACCTGGGCAAGGCCAGTGGTGGCCACCTGCGCCAGACTCAGGTCAACGAGGCCACCAAGGCCCAGATCAGGAAAGCCCTGCAGAGGACCCTGCAGAAGCAGAGTGTCATCCACAGGGGAAAAGCCACAATCCAGGACCACAGCTCAGGTATGGCCTCGAGCATGGCCTTCACCCCCCTTCAGGAGTTGGAGATTGTGAACCTACAAGCAGCCAGGAAGAAAGTGGCTGAGACCAACCAGAAATATTTCTCCTTCATGGCCACGTTTGTCAAGGTGAAGGGGAACAAAAATgggatccccaaatccccaaggATTCCCCCCCAGTGTCACTTTGCcaaatttttagaaatattaGAATTTGTGGTTGGAGCATCTTGGGGAGATTGA